A stretch of Chionomys nivalis chromosome 2, mChiNiv1.1, whole genome shotgun sequence DNA encodes these proteins:
- the LOC130869956 gene encoding peptidyl-prolyl cis-trans isomerase A-like: MVNPTVFFDIAADGEPLGRVSFELFADKVPKTTENFRALSTGEKGFGYKGSSFHRIIPGFMCQGGDFTRHNDTGGRSIYGEKFEDENFILKHTGPGILSMANAEPNTNGSQFFICTTKTEWLDGKHVVFGKVKEGMNIVEAIERFGSRNGKTSKKITISDCGQL; encoded by the coding sequence ATGGTCAACCCCACCGTGTTCTTCGACATCGCGGCCGATGGCGAGCCCTTGGGCCGCGTCTCCTTCGAGCTGTTTGCAGACAAAGTTCCAAAGACAACAGAAAACTTTCGTGCtctgagcactggagagaaaggatttggATATAAGGGTTCTTCCTTTCATAGGATTATTCCAGGATTCATGTGCCAGGGTGGTGACTTCACACGCCATAATGACACTGGCGGCAGATCCATCTACGGAGAAAAATTTGAGGATGAGAACTTCATCCTGAAGCATACAGGTCCTGGCATCTTGTCCATGGCAAATGCTGAACCAAACACAAACGGTTCCCAGTTTTTTATCTGCACCACCAAGACTGAGTGGCTGGATGGCAAACATGTGGTCTTTGGGAAGGTGAAAGAAGGCATGAACATTGTGGAAGCCATTGAGCGTTTTGGGTCCAGGAATGGCAAGACCAGCAAGAAGATCACTATTTCCGACTGTGGACAGCTCTAA